A genomic window from Silene latifolia isolate original U9 population chromosome Y, ASM4854445v1, whole genome shotgun sequence includes:
- the LOC141633148 gene encoding protein SEEDLING PLASTID DEVELOPMENT 1-like, protein MLADECGKRVMIVDTSNEIGGDGDIPHAGIGNARRMQVPHSDMQHMVLIEAVENHMAQVIVIDEIGTKLEAMAASTISQRGIQLVATAHGITIDNLIKNPA, encoded by the exons ATGCTTGCTGATGAATGTGGAAAACGTGTCATGATTGTTGATACTTCAAATGAAATCGGTGGAGATGGTGACATACCACATGCTGGAATTGGAAATGCTCGACGAATGCAAGTACCACACTCAGATATGCAACATATG gttttgATTGAAGCAGTAGAAAATCATATGGCTCAGGTAATTGTGATTGATGAGATTGGCACAAAACTGGAAGCAATGGCTGCCAGTACGATTTCTCAGCGTGGAATACAGCTGGTTGCCACTGCTCATGGAATAACAATTGACAACCTGATCAAGAATCCTGCTTAG